A DNA window from Chelativorans sp. AA-79 contains the following coding sequences:
- a CDS encoding OsmC family protein encodes MDATTLRAIQAPLKEHYRSDPLSACITLKARGSLDNEIIACKVETGRSLAVAGLHPGTGGSGAELCSGDMLLEALVACAGVTLKAVATALEIPVRSGEIAAEGDLDFRGTLGVAKDAPVGFAEIRLAFLLDTDAPQESLDQLLKLTERYCVVYQTIRNGPPVEMSLERRRDAI; translated from the coding sequence TTGCGCGCCATCCAGGCGCCGCTGAAGGAGCACTACCGCTCCGATCCCCTATCCGCGTGCATCACGCTCAAGGCGCGCGGTAGCCTCGACAATGAAATCATCGCCTGCAAGGTGGAGACCGGCCGTTCGCTGGCCGTAGCGGGCCTGCATCCAGGGACCGGCGGCTCAGGGGCGGAACTGTGCTCCGGAGACATGCTGCTCGAAGCGCTGGTGGCCTGCGCCGGCGTGACCCTGAAGGCGGTGGCCACCGCGCTGGAGATCCCAGTCAGGTCCGGCGAGATAGCGGCGGAGGGCGATCTCGATTTCCGCGGCACGCTCGGCGTTGCCAAGGACGCGCCGGTGGGTTTCGCGGAGATCCGTCTCGCCTTCCTGCTCGACACCGATGCGCCGCAGGAAAGCCTCGACCAGCTTCTCAAGCTGACGGAGCGGTATTGCGTCGTCTATCAGACCATCCGCAACGGCCCACCCGTGGAGATGAGCCTGGAGCGCAGGCGGGATGCGATCTAA